One window from the genome of Caldibacillus debilis DSM 16016 encodes:
- the liaF gene encoding cell wall-active antibiotics response protein LiaF, protein MRKYWNVDQISGLILLAVAALVIELLFFDGGLLISLAAGLACLYFSKKQREAAAKKALFLIGCFILALTVVNMMTFRLFVLGVVGWVVYRYYQSKKHPQVIAPPFPEHPVPERKVLKRKPLFQNLLFGSQRTPREVYEWNDIHLLLGIGDVVIDLSNTFLPKDAVISIRGFVGNVQILIPYEVEFSIHHTAVFSQVQILDEIGERVINEAIEYETEAYGSATEKVKIFTSMIVGKVEVRRV, encoded by the coding sequence ATGCGGAAATACTGGAATGTCGATCAAATCAGCGGGCTGATTCTGCTTGCGGTCGCAGCCCTGGTCATCGAGCTCCTGTTTTTCGACGGGGGGCTTCTCATCAGTCTGGCGGCCGGCTTGGCATGCCTTTATTTCAGCAAAAAACAGCGGGAAGCGGCGGCGAAGAAAGCCTTGTTCCTCATCGGCTGCTTCATTCTCGCCCTTACCGTCGTCAACATGATGACCTTCCGTCTGTTCGTCCTCGGGGTCGTGGGATGGGTCGTTTACCGATATTACCAGTCGAAAAAACATCCGCAAGTGATTGCCCCTCCTTTCCCCGAACATCCGGTGCCGGAACGGAAGGTTTTGAAACGAAAGCCCCTGTTTCAAAACCTTTTGTTCGGCAGCCAACGGACGCCGCGGGAAGTCTACGAGTGGAACGATATTCATCTTTTGCTCGGCATCGGGGACGTGGTGATTGATTTAAGCAATACTTTTTTGCCGAAAGACGCCGTCATTTCCATCCGGGGCTTCGTCGGCAATGTGCAAATCCTCATCCCCTACGAAGTCGAATTTTCCATCCATCATACGGCCGTTTTCAGCCAGGTGCAAATCCTGGATGAAATCGGGGAACGGGTCATCAATGAAGCGATCGAGTATGAAACGGAAGCTTACGGGAGTGCGACGGAAAAAGTGAAGATCTTCACCTCGATGATCGTCGGGAAAGTCGAGGTGAGAAGGGTATGA
- a CDS encoding DUF3949 domain-containing protein: MTVFYIVLAIILVLYTGIMVPIQYAYISSMNERKKQTGKNHNELFDDMSFEEQQLHYNLQSSWWNWLPAIIATWI, from the coding sequence ATGACGGTTTTTTACATCGTCCTTGCGATCATATTGGTCCTTTATACGGGCATCATGGTTCCCATTCAATATGCCTATATTTCTTCGATGAACGAGCGGAAAAAGCAAACCGGAAAAAATCACAACGAGTTGTTCGATGATATGAGTTTTGAAGAACAGCAGCTCCATTATAATCTCCAGTCCAGCTGGTGGAATTGGCTCCCCGCCATCATCGCCACTTGGATTTAA
- a CDS encoding DUF4430 domain-containing protein, translating into MDARSLKKFLAMIAVTFLLIAQSGLSALQARAETLQNAVTVTILGYDEKAPVLETVAVPATEGETAFGVLRTVTEAKNIPMEYQLYDGMGAFITKVGNVEPQGSDYWGFFVNGIDPNVGVSSYKVKNGDNLLLKITSYPPETITVKVSAVAADQKEVIPETEVEIVKGGTAYDALVQAAKARKVALDVSVDSRWLTFINDIGGLLDGNGYWEMYMNGKFMDKGLVSYQMQEGDHLQIKAVPFDSGTNPGDGGSDKPADNPADPNPGGGNQNKPGQSLKKEVQTAIERINGYFAKNRNLDWYGILALKALHQPVPETYAEQTAEEAAANGGNYRNVTDLAKAILVLTASGRDAADVAGYNLIEKLANHERMTKQGNNGPIFALLALDSGDYQVPERAKWTREKLVAAILDAQLDNGAWSLFGDSPSSDMTGMALAALSPYTGEKKVKDAVDAAVNWLSKAQADTGGFNEAVNGGEASESIAQVIIGLTANRVDPAGEPFTKPGGSLVRRLLDFQKADGGFAHLPADETSNPMSTAQAYLALAAYQKYLSGEGSVFQFAGGEKVPVAGVAEPNPADQKTDADGEGKRLPDTAAGHVEVLLSGILLMVLAAALLLQRKKVFKG; encoded by the coding sequence ATGGATGCGCGTTCGTTGAAAAAGTTTTTGGCCATGATCGCCGTCACGTTCTTGCTCATCGCCCAAAGCGGCCTGTCCGCCCTGCAGGCACGGGCGGAAACCTTGCAAAACGCGGTCACGGTCACCATTCTCGGGTACGACGAAAAGGCACCGGTATTGGAAACGGTTGCCGTTCCAGCTACTGAAGGAGAGACGGCCTTCGGTGTTTTGCGAACCGTCACCGAAGCGAAAAATATTCCTATGGAATACCAGCTTTATGATGGAATGGGCGCCTTTATTACCAAAGTGGGAAATGTCGAGCCGCAAGGCAGCGATTATTGGGGATTTTTTGTCAACGGCATAGATCCGAACGTTGGCGTTTCCTCATACAAAGTGAAAAACGGGGACAATCTTTTGCTGAAAATCACCTCTTATCCTCCGGAAACGATCACAGTTAAAGTGTCCGCCGTCGCGGCGGATCAGAAGGAAGTCATTCCCGAAACGGAAGTGGAAATCGTAAAAGGCGGAACCGCCTATGACGCCCTCGTCCAGGCGGCAAAGGCACGCAAGGTGGCCCTTGATGTTTCCGTCGATTCCCGATGGCTCACCTTCATTAACGATATCGGCGGCTTGCTGGACGGAAACGGATACTGGGAAATGTACATGAACGGAAAGTTCATGGATAAGGGTCTTGTCAGCTATCAAATGCAAGAAGGGGATCATCTCCAAATAAAGGCGGTGCCCTTTGACAGCGGAACGAACCCGGGTGACGGCGGTTCCGATAAACCCGCGGACAACCCCGCCGATCCGAACCCGGGCGGCGGAAATCAAAACAAGCCGGGCCAAAGCCTGAAGAAGGAAGTCCAAACGGCCATCGAGCGGATAAACGGCTATTTCGCCAAAAACCGGAATTTGGATTGGTACGGCATCCTGGCTTTGAAGGCCCTTCATCAGCCTGTCCCCGAAACTTATGCGGAACAGACGGCGGAAGAGGCCGCAGCCAACGGTGGGAACTACCGGAACGTTACCGACCTGGCCAAAGCGATCCTCGTCTTGACGGCTTCCGGGAGAGATGCGGCCGATGTCGCCGGCTACAACTTGATCGAGAAATTGGCCAACCACGAAAGAATGACGAAACAAGGGAACAACGGACCGATTTTTGCCCTGCTGGCCCTCGACAGCGGGGATTATCAGGTCCCTGAAAGGGCGAAATGGACGCGGGAAAAACTGGTCGCCGCGATCTTGGACGCCCAGCTGGACAACGGGGCATGGTCCCTCTTCGGCGACAGTCCCAGCAGCGATATGACGGGCATGGCCCTGGCGGCCCTTTCCCCCTACACCGGTGAAAAGAAAGTCAAAGACGCCGTCGATGCCGCGGTCAACTGGCTGTCGAAGGCCCAGGCGGACACCGGCGGGTTCAACGAGGCCGTAAACGGCGGGGAAGCAAGCGAATCGATCGCCCAAGTCATCATCGGCTTGACGGCAAACCGGGTGGACCCGGCGGGAGAACCGTTCACAAAGCCGGGGGGCAGCCTGGTCCGGCGCCTGCTCGATTTCCAAAAGGCGGACGGGGGATTCGCCCATTTGCCTGCCGATGAAACGTCCAATCCGATGTCGACCGCGCAAGCCTACCTGGCGCTGGCGGCCTATCAAAAATATTTGAGCGGCGAAGGCTCGGTGTTTCAGTTTGCGGGAGGCGAAAAAGTCCCGGTCGCCGGCGTCGCGGAACCGAATCCGGCGGATCAAAAAACCGATGCGGACGGAGAAGGGAAACGCTTGCCCGATACGGCGGCCGGACATGTGGAAGTTTTGCTTTCCGGCATTTTGCTGATGGTTTTGGCCGCCGCCCTGCTCCTGCAAAGAAAAAAGGTGTTCAAGGGCTGA
- a CDS encoding DUF4430 domain-containing protein, whose product MASCKKVLLLAVALILFIFSSGCEKDSPLPQNKADDWQAEQAAGSGKAGDAGDKAETAATGRNTGGDIKEKAPAADSAAGDQTGTGASGNPAEKAGVTAASDHPEKNPDNPGKNGEKAAKKTVQEAGRSGQTASGTSPGKKSGTGAASPASRPEPAVTVSVIGLDEHGKTKVFLPPSKIGIGSKDTVFTATIRILKEKNIPYEASGSGASAYMEGIHGLYEFDYGPLSGWLYKKNGVIVNRGAGSEPVKNGDEIVWFYTKDFTKN is encoded by the coding sequence TTGGCATCTTGCAAAAAGGTTTTGCTGCTGGCCGTTGCCCTGATTCTATTTATCTTCTCTTCCGGCTGCGAAAAGGACAGTCCGCTGCCGCAAAACAAGGCCGATGATTGGCAAGCCGAACAGGCGGCCGGTTCCGGAAAAGCCGGGGATGCCGGCGATAAAGCCGAAACCGCAGCCACCGGGAGGAATACCGGCGGGGACATAAAAGAAAAGGCCCCGGCAGCGGATTCGGCCGCCGGAGACCAAACGGGAACCGGAGCAAGCGGCAATCCGGCGGAAAAGGCCGGGGTAACGGCCGCCTCCGATCATCCGGAGAAAAACCCCGATAATCCGGGGAAAAACGGGGAAAAGGCGGCAAAGAAAACCGTCCAGGAGGCCGGCCGTTCCGGGCAGACGGCTTCCGGCACATCCCCGGGCAAAAAATCGGGAACCGGCGCCGCATCACCCGCATCCCGGCCCGAACCGGCGGTAACCGTATCCGTGATCGGGCTTGACGAACACGGCAAAACGAAGGTCTTTCTTCCGCCTTCGAAAATCGGGATCGGTTCAAAGGATACGGTCTTTACCGCCACGATACGAATTCTCAAGGAAAAAAACATCCCATACGAAGCGAGCGGTTCGGGCGCGAGCGCGTACATGGAAGGCATCCATGGATTATATGAATTTGACTACGGGCCGCTGAGCGGCTGGCTGTACAAAAAGAACGGGGTCATCGTGAACCGGGGGGCGGGCAGCGAGCCCGTGAAAAACGGAGACGAAATTGTATGGTTCTACACGAAGGATTTCACAAAAAATTGA
- a CDS encoding energy-coupling factor transporter transmembrane component T yields MADGFRSLHPFAALLYYVFAFTAIMICQHPFFLFFSGLILTAVNLVLDRGRTLKGWGALFALFTLSLLILTPLFNHRGSVILFYVFQNPVTLEAVLQGAMNGLTLFSLLALFSTFHLVIDGRKFLFLFSKWLPKWALLAMLAVRFVPLFKRRLDEIGMVQRGRGMGIAAGPLRQRMKHGMLLTQILLTWSLEDGIQTADSMLARGYGLGKRSKYTPYSFRPGDFAAIVFLLALSAATVAGWYLGDGLLTLFPGLEPVLLYGREWVFFSFFALLIGFPLIAEGKEAAAWRYWRRKI; encoded by the coding sequence ATGGCTGACGGTTTCCGCTCCCTTCATCCATTCGCCGCCCTGTTGTACTACGTCTTCGCTTTTACCGCCATCATGATCTGTCAGCATCCCTTTTTTTTGTTCTTTTCCGGCCTGATTTTGACGGCGGTCAACCTGGTTTTGGACAGGGGGAGGACGCTGAAAGGCTGGGGCGCCCTTTTTGCCCTGTTCACCCTCTCCCTCCTGATTCTGACCCCCCTTTTCAACCACCGGGGCAGCGTCATCCTGTTTTATGTCTTTCAAAATCCCGTCACCTTGGAAGCGGTCCTTCAGGGCGCCATGAACGGCCTCACCCTCTTCTCCCTTTTGGCCCTTTTTTCCACTTTCCATCTGGTGATCGACGGGAGAAAATTTTTGTTTTTGTTTTCCAAATGGCTGCCGAAATGGGCCCTGCTTGCCATGCTGGCGGTGCGGTTCGTCCCCCTGTTTAAACGGAGGCTGGACGAAATCGGGATGGTCCAGAGGGGAAGGGGGATGGGCATCGCCGCCGGCCCGCTCCGGCAGCGGATGAAACACGGAATGCTCCTGACCCAAATCCTGCTGACCTGGTCGCTGGAAGACGGGATCCAAACGGCCGATTCCATGCTCGCCAGGGGATACGGACTGGGGAAACGGAGCAAATACACCCCCTATTCCTTCCGGCCCGGCGATTTTGCCGCCATCGTTTTTTTGTTGGCTTTGTCCGCCGCAACCGTTGCCGGATGGTATCTGGGGGACGGCTTGCTCACCCTTTTCCCGGGTCTAGAACCGGTCCTGTTGTACGGAAGGGAATGGGTGTTTTTTTCCTTTTTTGCGCTGTTGATCGGCTTCCCGCTCATTGCGGAAGGAAAGGAGGCGGCGGCATGGCGATACTGGAGGCGAAAAATTTGA
- a CDS encoding lmo0954 family membrane protein: MGEAIFLILALILGITVLFNLGPIIVLAITLSLAYVAFRQYKKAGTTGKKMLWLILCGVFLIASVTNAPAVVGLAAAAILYLLYKNRKEKKDSAGINGNGDDPFVHFEKEWRELSRSYRPNEF; encoded by the coding sequence ATGGGAGAAGCGATTTTCCTGATCCTTGCCCTGATTTTGGGGATTACGGTTTTGTTTAACCTCGGGCCGATCATCGTTCTGGCGATCACCTTGTCGTTGGCCTATGTGGCTTTCCGGCAATACAAAAAAGCGGGGACGACGGGCAAAAAGATGTTGTGGCTGATCCTGTGCGGCGTCTTCCTCATCGCTTCCGTGACCAACGCGCCCGCCGTGGTCGGGCTGGCCGCCGCAGCCATCCTGTACCTTTTGTACAAAAACCGCAAAGAAAAGAAGGATTCCGCAGGAATCAACGGGAACGGGGACGATCCCTTCGTCCATTTTGAAAAGGAATGGCGGGAGTTAAGCCGTTCCTACAGGCCGAATGAATTTTGA
- a CDS encoding PspA/IM30 family protein, translating into MASVFERMKNVILADIHEILDEKEKKNPIAMLNQYLRECEKETEKVRKLVERQYLLKDEFTREYHHALEMAEKRKKQSEIAERAGEAELFEFAQSEHMQYAERAARLKEAKEKAEEQLVQLERKYEELKHKLKDMQLKRMELMGRENIARAQYRMNKWLEEPAYSETAFRRFAEIERYLERLEYQVNSDYFRHTIDAKIAQLEKRLKNEESH; encoded by the coding sequence ATGGCAAGCGTATTTGAACGGATGAAAAACGTGATTTTGGCCGACATTCACGAAATCCTTGACGAAAAGGAGAAAAAAAACCCGATTGCGATGCTAAACCAGTATTTGCGGGAATGCGAAAAGGAAACGGAAAAGGTCCGGAAACTGGTGGAAAGGCAATATTTGCTGAAGGATGAATTCACCCGCGAATACCACCACGCCCTGGAGATGGCGGAAAAAAGGAAAAAACAATCGGAAATCGCCGAAAGGGCCGGCGAAGCGGAGCTTTTTGAATTCGCCCAAAGCGAACATATGCAGTACGCGGAACGGGCGGCCCGGCTGAAGGAAGCGAAGGAGAAGGCGGAAGAGCAGCTGGTCCAGCTGGAAAGAAAGTACGAGGAATTGAAACATAAGCTGAAGGACATGCAATTGAAGCGCATGGAACTGATGGGCAGGGAAAACATCGCCCGGGCCCAATACCGGATGAACAAATGGCTGGAGGAACCCGCCTATTCCGAAACGGCCTTCCGGCGGTTCGCCGAAATCGAAAGATATTTGGAAAGGCTGGAATACCAGGTGAATTCCGATTACTTCCGGCATACGATCGACGCGAAGATCGCCCAATTGGAAAAAAGGCTGAAAAACGAAGAAAGCCATTAA
- a CDS encoding ECF transporter S component, which yields MDDSVKTPKRKRRAYAWPAAFLILFIALLLAFPLFIQKHYLSVSLCLMAASFLPLMIRFEWKKMIGREIVILAVLGAVAALSRVPFASLPSVQPTTFVVILTGAVFGAESGFAVGALAALVSNIFLGQGPWTPWQMYGWGMIGWISGLLRSSFFIKNSFGRGLFGFLSGFAFNWLMNLWVILTVLDHWNWKGIAAIYGASFFFDLAHALSNVFFLAVFSNSWMKILLRMKRKYGLLEAESDGK from the coding sequence ATGGACGATTCCGTAAAGACCCCAAAAAGAAAAAGGCGGGCCTACGCCTGGCCGGCGGCCTTCCTCATCCTGTTCATCGCCCTGCTGCTCGCCTTTCCCCTCTTCATCCAGAAACATTATTTGTCCGTCAGCCTGTGCCTGATGGCGGCCAGTTTCCTGCCCCTCATGATCCGCTTTGAATGGAAAAAGATGATCGGAAGGGAAATCGTCATCCTCGCGGTATTGGGAGCGGTGGCCGCCCTTTCCCGGGTTCCGTTCGCTTCGCTTCCCAGCGTTCAACCGACCACCTTCGTCGTGATCCTGACCGGGGCCGTTTTCGGAGCGGAAAGCGGATTTGCGGTGGGGGCTTTGGCCGCCCTGGTTTCCAACATCTTCCTCGGACAGGGACCGTGGACCCCGTGGCAGATGTACGGCTGGGGGATGATCGGATGGATCAGCGGACTTCTCCGGTCCTCATTTTTTATAAAAAACTCCTTCGGCAGGGGCCTGTTCGGTTTCCTTTCCGGCTTCGCCTTTAACTGGCTGATGAACCTGTGGGTCATCCTCACCGTCCTGGACCATTGGAACTGGAAAGGGATTGCCGCCATTTACGGGGCAAGCTTTTTCTTCGATTTGGCCCACGCCTTATCCAACGTATTTTTTCTTGCGGTCTTTTCCAACAGCTGGATGAAAATCCTTCTCCGGATGAAAAGGAAATACGGCCTTTTGGAGGCGGAATCGGACGGCAAATGA
- the megL gene encoding methionine gamma-lyase encodes MDYGNRMETMLIHSGYDARDYKDSLSPPLYLSSTFVFPTAEQGEQRFSGKDDGFIYSRLANPTVRILEERMAALEKGEDAIAFASGMAAVSAVLLHLTKAGDHILCSRGIYGCTFGLLRLFQEKNGITYSFCSMTDEKEIEAGLRENTACIFLETPVNPTMEVNDLELVVKAARRRGIPVVVDNTFSSPYLQNPLEFGCDYVVHSATKYIGGHGDVIAGIVVGKDREAMQQLRNRIQKDIGGIISPFDAWLLLRGLKTLHVRMDRHVENAKKLFEYLKTVPLVEKIFYPGDPENKYYPVVKKQMRAPGAMLSFTVKGGREMAQALIDALKMVKIAVSLGDAETLIQHPATMTHSAVPAESREAMGITDNMLRLSVGLEAAEDIIEDFRRAFQKAERLWSGKKLA; translated from the coding sequence ATGGATTATGGAAACCGGATGGAAACGATGCTGATTCATTCCGGATATGACGCCCGCGATTACAAAGACAGCCTCTCCCCGCCGCTATACCTCAGTTCCACCTTTGTTTTCCCGACCGCCGAGCAAGGTGAACAGCGCTTTTCCGGAAAGGACGACGGATTCATCTATTCGCGTCTGGCCAACCCGACGGTGCGAATCCTTGAAGAGCGGATGGCCGCTTTGGAAAAGGGCGAGGATGCCATCGCCTTCGCCTCCGGCATGGCCGCCGTCTCCGCCGTATTGCTCCATTTAACGAAAGCCGGGGATCATATTCTCTGCTCCCGGGGCATCTACGGCTGCACCTTCGGGCTTTTGCGGCTGTTCCAGGAAAAGAACGGGATCACCTACAGTTTCTGTTCGATGACCGACGAAAAAGAGATCGAAGCGGGACTCCGGGAAAATACGGCCTGCATTTTTTTGGAAACCCCGGTCAATCCTACGATGGAAGTGAACGATCTGGAACTGGTCGTCAAAGCGGCCAGACGCCGCGGCATTCCCGTCGTGGTGGACAACACCTTTTCTTCTCCCTATTTGCAAAATCCCCTCGAGTTCGGCTGCGATTATGTCGTGCACAGCGCCACCAAATACATCGGCGGCCATGGGGACGTGATTGCCGGCATCGTCGTCGGCAAGGACCGGGAAGCGATGCAACAGTTGAGAAACCGGATTCAAAAAGACATCGGCGGCATTATTTCTCCCTTCGACGCCTGGCTTTTATTGCGGGGATTAAAAACTTTGCACGTCCGCATGGACCGCCATGTGGAAAACGCAAAAAAACTTTTTGAATATTTAAAAACCGTTCCCCTCGTGGAAAAGATTTTTTATCCCGGGGATCCGGAAAACAAATATTATCCGGTGGTGAAAAAGCAAATGCGGGCACCGGGCGCCATGCTTTCCTTTACGGTTAAGGGGGGAAGGGAAATGGCGCAGGCCTTGATCGACGCATTGAAAATGGTGAAAATTGCCGTAAGCCTCGGCGACGCGGAAACCTTGATCCAGCACCCGGCGACGATGACCCATTCCGCCGTGCCCGCCGAGTCAAGGGAAGCGATGGGGATTACCGATAACATGCTCCGTTTATCCGTCGGATTGGAGGCGGCGGAAGACATTATCGAGGACTTCCGGCGGGCCTTTCAAAAAGCGGAAAGGCTTTGGTCCGGCAAGAAACTCGCCTGA
- a CDS encoding SPFH domain-containing protein encodes MKETRAWSMNGYLGILILVLLIGSAAFLAWKQQWILAVIIFLVAAVLATGITIVQPNQAKVVIFFGKYLGSIRESGLFLTVPLTVRDTISLRVRNFNSNKLKVNDVLGNPIEIAAVVVFKVVDSAKARFDVEDYEQFVEIQSETAIRHVATKYPYDAFEDEEITLRGNPEEISSELTKNLQERLNVAGVEVIEARLTHLAYSTEIASAMLQRQQAAAILSARQKIVSGAVSMAQMAVQQLQESGTVELDEERKVNMVNNLLVAIISDRGAQPVINAGSLY; translated from the coding sequence ATGAAAGAAACCAGAGCCTGGTCGATGAACGGTTATCTCGGCATCCTCATCCTTGTCCTCCTGATCGGATCCGCCGCCTTTCTGGCCTGGAAACAACAGTGGATCCTTGCCGTCATTATCTTCCTTGTCGCCGCGGTCCTGGCGACGGGCATCACCATCGTCCAGCCGAATCAGGCGAAGGTCGTCATCTTCTTCGGAAAATATTTGGGGTCGATCCGGGAAAGCGGCCTGTTTTTAACGGTGCCATTGACGGTCCGCGACACGATCTCCCTTCGGGTGCGAAACTTCAACAGCAACAAGCTGAAAGTGAATGACGTGTTGGGGAATCCGATCGAAATCGCGGCCGTGGTCGTCTTCAAAGTCGTCGATTCGGCCAAGGCACGGTTCGATGTGGAGGATTATGAACAGTTCGTGGAGATCCAAAGCGAAACGGCCATCCGCCACGTGGCCACCAAATATCCCTATGATGCCTTCGAAGATGAAGAGATCACCCTGAGGGGAAATCCGGAAGAAATTTCTTCAGAACTGACCAAGAATTTGCAGGAACGGTTAAATGTGGCAGGCGTCGAAGTCATCGAGGCCCGTCTGACCCATCTGGCCTACTCGACGGAAATCGCCAGCGCCATGCTGCAGCGGCAGCAGGCGGCGGCCATCCTGTCCGCCAGGCAAAAAATTGTCAGCGGCGCCGTATCCATGGCGCAAATGGCGGTGCAGCAACTGCAGGAAAGCGGAACGGTGGAATTGGATGAAGAAAGAAAAGTGAACATGGTGAACAACTTGCTTGTCGCGATCATTTCCGACCGGGGTGCCCAACCAGTCATCAATGCGGGAAGCCTGTATTAA
- a CDS encoding ABC transporter ATP-binding protein has protein sequence MAILEAKNLTFSYPDGDRCALEDISFAVNPGEFVLLLGPSGSGKSTLLRLFKREIAPHGRREGEILFRGKPLERTDKMLAAKKIGFVFQDPENQIVMDHVLDELVFGLENMGMETDEMRKRVAEMAHFFGIHPLLDKEIHHLSGGQKQLINLASVLLMGPDVLLLDEPTAQLDPVATKDFLHIIKRMNEEFGLTVLLAEHRLDEVFPLADRVLFLERGKLLLDEPPKRALCRMEKREEKAVRAFLPAVPRLFLEFFPDPDPEDLPLSVKEGKRRLGQYTVGAADPEKEDSGKKDKEQPLLEVKAAEFRYGKDERKVLDRLSLTVFEGELLAIVGANGTGKSTLLKAMAGLLPVQRGRIFYRGKKLARPQPEEIAYLPQNPKLLFIRDTIGGELAAVAGRFRIEAGKERAEELAEFFRIRHVMDRHPYDVSGGELQKAALAALLLPSPRLLLLDEPTKGMDPEMKREFADLLKALRKEGTTVVLVTHDIEFAAVCATRCAMMFAGRIAAASPTEQFFKGNSFYTTAISRLTRNSHVPEVISIGEARKKWTIP, from the coding sequence ATGGCGATACTGGAGGCGAAAAATTTGACATTTTCCTATCCCGACGGGGACCGGTGCGCCTTGGAAGACATCTCCTTCGCCGTGAACCCCGGGGAGTTCGTCCTCCTTCTGGGGCCTTCGGGGAGCGGAAAATCGACGCTGCTGAGGCTGTTTAAAAGGGAGATCGCCCCGCACGGAAGGCGGGAAGGGGAGATTTTGTTCCGGGGCAAACCTTTGGAACGGACGGATAAAATGTTGGCGGCCAAAAAAATCGGGTTCGTCTTCCAGGATCCGGAAAACCAGATCGTCATGGACCATGTGCTGGACGAACTCGTCTTCGGTTTGGAAAACATGGGGATGGAAACGGATGAGATGCGAAAGCGCGTGGCGGAAATGGCCCATTTTTTCGGGATCCACCCGCTCCTGGACAAGGAAATCCATCACCTCTCCGGCGGCCAAAAACAGCTGATCAATCTGGCCTCCGTCCTGCTGATGGGGCCGGATGTCCTGCTCCTGGACGAACCGACGGCCCAATTGGATCCGGTGGCCACGAAGGATTTTTTGCATATCATCAAACGGATGAACGAGGAGTTCGGCTTGACGGTTTTGCTGGCGGAACACCGCCTGGACGAGGTGTTCCCCTTGGCAGACCGGGTCCTGTTTTTGGAAAGGGGAAAGCTCCTATTGGACGAACCACCGAAAAGGGCCCTCTGCCGGATGGAAAAAAGGGAGGAAAAGGCGGTCCGCGCCTTCTTGCCGGCAGTTCCCCGGCTCTTTTTGGAATTTTTCCCCGATCCGGATCCGGAGGATCTCCCCCTGTCGGTAAAGGAAGGAAAAAGGCGGCTCGGGCAATACACCGTCGGGGCCGCCGATCCCGAAAAGGAGGATTCCGGAAAAAAGGACAAGGAGCAGCCTCTGTTGGAAGTGAAGGCGGCGGAATTCCGCTACGGGAAGGACGAAAGGAAAGTGCTTGACCGCCTTTCCCTGACCGTCTTTGAAGGGGAGCTCCTGGCGATCGTCGGGGCCAACGGGACGGGCAAATCCACATTGCTCAAGGCCATGGCCGGCCTTCTTCCGGTGCAAAGGGGGCGCATCTTCTATCGGGGAAAAAAATTGGCGCGGCCGCAGCCGGAGGAAATCGCCTATCTGCCGCAAAATCCGAAACTTCTCTTTATCCGCGACACGATCGGCGGAGAATTGGCCGCCGTCGCCGGGCGGTTCCGGATCGAGGCCGGAAAGGAAAGGGCGGAGGAACTGGCGGAATTTTTCCGCATCCGGCACGTCATGGACCGCCATCCTTATGATGTGAGCGGCGGCGAGCTGCAGAAAGCGGCCCTTGCCGCCTTGCTCCTTCCTTCCCCGCGGCTGCTTCTGCTGGATGAACCGACAAAGGGGATGGACCCGGAGATGAAAAGGGAATTCGCCGATCTATTAAAGGCGCTGCGGAAGGAGGGGACGACGGTCGTCCTCGTCACCCATGACATCGAATTCGCCGCAGTCTGCGCCACGCGATGCGCCATGATGTTCGCCGGCCGGATCGCCGCCGCTTCCCCGACGGAACAGTTTTTTAAGGGAAATTCCTTTTATACGACCGCAATCAGTCGCCTGACAAGGAACAGCCATGTACCGGAAGTGATCTCGATCGGGGAGGCGAGAAAAAAATGGACGATTCCGTAA